The DNA window GGGCCCGGGATCGACGCGTTCCTCGCGAACGACCTTCCCTACTTGAAGAATCTAGGCGCCCGGGCGCTGGTGTCGATCGCCGGCGGATCGGTGGGGGAGTTCGCGTCGTTGGCCGCTCGACTCGCTCCCGAGTTTTGGGTGGCTGCGGTCGAGGTCAACATCTCGTGCCCGAACGTCGAGAACCGCGGGCTGGTGTTCGCCTGCGATCCCGGGGCGTCCTCCGAGGTGGTGTCCGCCGTACGTGCCGAGCTGCCGGCGCGGGTGCCGGTGTTCGCGAAGCTCTCGCCGGACGTCACCGACATCACCACGATCGCTCGTGCCTGCGTCGATGCCGGCGCCAATGGGCTGTCGGTCATCAACACCCTGCTGGGCATGGCGATCGACGTCGACACGATGCGTCCTGTGCTCGCCGGCATCACCGGCGGGCTGTCCGGTCCGGCGATCCGGCCGGTCGCCGTTCGCTGCGTGTGGCAGGTGCACAAGGCGTTGCCGGACGTACCGATCATCGGGATCGGCGGCATCCGTACCGGGCTCGACGCCTTGGAGTTCGTGCTCGCGGGCGCGTCCGCGGTGCAGGTGGGAACGGCGACGTTCGGCGACCCGTCTGCGCCGGTCCGCGTACTCGGTGAACTGCGGGAAGCCTTGGCAGCAAGGGGAATCAAGCGTC is part of the Tenggerimyces flavus genome and encodes:
- a CDS encoding dihydroorotate dehydrogenase, which gives rise to MVTLEPDLSTQLGHWELPNPVMTASGCAAAGRELADFFDLTAIGAVVTKSIMAAPRSGRATPRMAETPSGMLNSIGLQGPGIDAFLANDLPYLKNLGARALVSIAGGSVGEFASLAARLAPEFWVAAVEVNISCPNVENRGLVFACDPGASSEVVSAVRAELPARVPVFAKLSPDVTDITTIARACVDAGANGLSVINTLLGMAIDVDTMRPVLAGITGGLSGPAIRPVAVRCVWQVHKALPDVPIIGIGGIRTGLDALEFVLAGASAVQVGTATFGDPSAPVRVLGELREALAARGIKRLADVVGAAHRPVEDAR